In Methanothrix sp., a genomic segment contains:
- the cfbD gene encoding Ni-sirohydrochlorin a,c-diamide reductive cyclase catalytic subunit, translated as MASEIQNLNVIHPRPSSIVAALYTLRDLGAEVVILHGPSGCCFKHARLLEEDGVRVLTTALDEAGFVFGGHGALTALLKKAVELFNPQLMAISGTCSSMIIGDDLHQAVLEAELDIPVLEVEVHAGYRDNTKGVIITLEAARDLGIIDEQEFTRQKDLLEKATEVERLRGAASAEYLPPERGDLKYQGAERLLELIRQGKRGLNILNAKKETAYMFADITAAVAEVGGEQVETLANLDDRLGLPKVRRDAANVARDLRARGVQFSLIGGLDEYPVTGDIIAQKVQEGGYDFAVVSGVPHAVTASALQGLEVFSITNGPRQVKPLRDLGHQHVMVEIDLHPKTMGVSSIVESEFGATLRAMSKARAE; from the coding sequence ATGGCAAGCGAAATACAAAATCTGAATGTGATTCATCCCAGGCCGAGCTCCATTGTGGCTGCTCTGTACACCCTGAGGGACCTGGGGGCGGAGGTGGTCATCCTTCACGGCCCCAGCGGGTGCTGCTTCAAGCATGCCCGCCTGCTGGAGGAGGATGGTGTGAGGGTGCTGACCACTGCACTGGATGAGGCAGGATTCGTCTTCGGAGGCCATGGGGCTTTGACAGCCCTTCTCAAGAAGGCTGTGGAGCTGTTCAATCCCCAGCTGATGGCCATATCCGGGACCTGCAGCAGTATGATCATAGGCGATGACCTGCACCAGGCAGTTCTTGAGGCGGAGCTTGACATCCCCGTTCTGGAGGTGGAGGTTCATGCCGGCTACAGGGATAACACCAAAGGGGTGATCATCACCCTGGAGGCGGCGAGGGACCTGGGGATAATAGATGAGCAGGAGTTCACCCGCCAAAAGGACCTTCTGGAGAAGGCGACCGAGGTGGAACGGCTGCGGGGCGCGGCCAGCGCTGAGTACCTGCCTCCGGAGAGGGGCGACCTGAAATATCAGGGGGCGGAAAGGCTACTGGAGCTGATCAGGCAGGGGAAGCGGGGTCTGAATATCCTCAATGCCAAGAAGGAGACCGCCTATATGTTTGCGGACATCACCGCCGCGGTGGCCGAGGTGGGGGGAGAGCAGGTTGAGACCCTGGCCAATCTGGACGATCGGCTCGGCCTGCCCAAGGTGAGGAGGGATGCAGCCAATGTCGCTCGCGACCTTCGGGCCAGAGGGGTCCAGTTCAGCCTCATCGGAGGCCTTGACGAGTATCCGGTCACGGGAGATATAATCGCCCAGAAGGTGCAGGAGGGGGGATATGACTTCGCTGTGGTATCGGGGGTGCCCCATGCCGTGACAGCATCTGCCCTCCAGGGCCTGGAGGTCTTCTCCATCACCAATGGCCCCCGGCAGGTCAAACCACTGCGCGATCTGGGCCACCAGCATGTCATGGTGGAGATCGATCTGCATCCCAAGACCATGGGGGTGAGCTCAATTGTGGAATCGGAGTTTGGAGCCACCCTGCGGGCCATGAGCAAGGCTCGGGCTGAATAG
- a CDS encoding DUF433 domain-containing protein: MNNEDLLERITINSKIMVGKPVIRGTRLTVEYILGLLAHGISMEAIMEEYPGLVKDDIFACLLFASKTLQDASFVPLGAEAV, from the coding sequence GTGAATAACGAAGATCTACTGGAAAGGATAACCATAAACTCCAAGATAATGGTGGGCAAACCAGTCATCAGAGGCACCAGGCTCACCGTGGAGTACATCCTGGGGCTTCTGGCTCATGGCATCAGCATGGAGGCAATTATGGAAGAATATCCCGGCCTGGTGAAGGACGATATCTTTGCCTGTCTCCTCTTTGCCTCCAAGACCCTCCAGGATGCATCCTTTGTTCCCCTCGGCGCTGAGGCCGTTTAG
- the afpA gene encoding archaeoflavoprotein AfpA, with protein MAVSGARRKIAWGITGSGDRIVETVERMIELQKQYEDVVDVRVFVSKAGEQVIKYYKLFNTLEKHFDKVWVEINSNSPFLAGQLQVRRYEFLLLAPTTSNTVTKIALGLADSLLSNAAIMSQKAFVPTYIMPCDYAPGILTTILPDGSEMRLRIRKEDAENVDKLRRTEDVYVLETPDEIAGVFERYFARPLERV; from the coding sequence ATGGCAGTTAGTGGGGCAAGAAGAAAGATCGCTTGGGGAATTACGGGCAGCGGCGACCGCATCGTAGAGACAGTCGAGAGGATGATAGAGCTGCAAAAGCAGTATGAGGATGTGGTGGATGTGAGGGTCTTCGTCTCCAAGGCGGGAGAGCAGGTGATAAAGTACTACAAGCTCTTTAATACCCTGGAGAAGCACTTCGATAAGGTCTGGGTGGAGATCAACTCCAACTCCCCCTTCCTCGCCGGGCAGTTGCAGGTGAGGCGCTATGAATTTCTTCTCTTAGCCCCCACCACCTCGAACACTGTGACCAAGATCGCCCTTGGCCTCGCGGACTCCCTCCTCTCCAATGCCGCCATCATGTCTCAGAAGGCATTTGTGCCCACCTACATCATGCCCTGCGACTATGCTCCGGGGATATTGACCACCATCCTTCCCGATGGCAGCGAGATGAGATTGCGCATCAGAAAAGAGGATGCAGAAAATGTGGACAAGCTCCGCCGCACTGAGGATGTCTATGTGCTGGAGACGCCGGATGAGATAGCGGGGGTCTTTGAGAGGTATTTTGCCCGTCCTCTCGAAAGGGTTTAG
- a CDS encoding flavodoxin family protein gives MILGISGSPRKMATEHILGVALSMLEERGYETQLFTMRGKSISPCRHCDYCLKNKECIVKDDMYKLYPLIREAEGYVLATPVYNGSMSAQMKIAIDRTRATLAADPRSLRRKPGMAIAVGGDRMGGQELALQQIHAFYVLNGMIPVSGGFFGANLGATFWSHDTLEEAKKDDEGFRSLRKTVRRFAETLEWLRSNKTKDSGE, from the coding sequence ATGATTCTCGGTATATCCGGCAGCCCCCGCAAGATGGCCACGGAGCATATCCTGGGTGTGGCCCTCAGTATGCTGGAGGAGAGGGGCTACGAGACCCAGCTTTTCACTATGCGGGGCAAGAGCATCAGCCCCTGCAGGCATTGCGACTACTGCCTGAAGAACAAGGAATGCATCGTCAAGGACGATATGTATAAGCTCTATCCCCTCATCCGGGAGGCAGAGGGCTATGTCCTGGCCACCCCGGTCTATAATGGCAGCATGAGCGCCCAGATGAAGATCGCCATCGATAGGACCCGGGCCACCCTGGCCGCCGATCCCAGATCATTGAGGCGCAAGCCGGGCATGGCGATAGCCGTCGGGGGGGACCGCATGGGCGGCCAGGAGCTGGCGTTGCAGCAGATCCACGCCTTCTACGTTCTCAACGGCATGATCCCGGTGAGCGGGGGATTCTTCGGTGCCAACCTCGGCGCCACCTTCTGGTCTCATGATACATTGGAGGAGGCGAAGAAGGATGATGAGGGGTTCCGCTCTCTGAGAAAGACCGTCCGCCGGTTTGCTGAGACCCTGGAGTGGTTGAGGAGCAATAAGACAAAGGATTCTGGTGAATAG
- the map gene encoding type II methionyl aminopeptidase → MDAEILENYRKAGRILAQVLEETRPRVDVGVPLLEVAEFVEEAIRSKGGQPAFPCNISLDRCAAHYTPSPKDESLFAENMVKLDVGVHVDGYIADAAITIDLSGHEELVLASRAGLDAALELVGPGVSTADIGRVIEEAITGYGYRPVYNLTGHGLSRYIAHDQPAVPNRRVDKGVTLKEGDVIAIEPFATNGSGRVSEAPVTEIYGFSSPRPQRLPAARALMKEIMESYKTLPFARRWLKGERAEYALMQLLRSGAVHGYPVLWEVEGALVSQAEHTVIIQEDGSEVTTRPL, encoded by the coding sequence ATGGACGCAGAAATTCTGGAAAATTACCGCAAGGCCGGGCGTATTTTGGCCCAGGTGCTGGAAGAGACGAGGCCGAGGGTGGATGTGGGGGTGCCCCTGCTGGAGGTGGCCGAGTTCGTTGAGGAGGCGATACGGTCAAAGGGCGGCCAGCCCGCATTTCCCTGCAATATATCCCTTGATCGCTGTGCAGCTCATTATACCCCCTCCCCAAAGGATGAGAGCCTCTTTGCCGAGAATATGGTGAAGCTGGATGTGGGCGTGCATGTGGACGGCTACATAGCCGATGCCGCCATCACCATCGACCTTAGCGGCCATGAGGAGCTGGTCCTCGCCTCCCGGGCGGGCCTTGATGCCGCCTTGGAGCTGGTCGGGCCGGGGGTGAGCACTGCCGATATTGGCAGGGTGATCGAGGAGGCCATAACTGGATACGGCTACCGGCCGGTCTACAATCTGACCGGGCACGGGCTCTCCCGCTATATCGCTCATGATCAGCCAGCAGTGCCTAACAGGAGGGTGGACAAGGGGGTGACGCTCAAGGAGGGGGATGTGATCGCCATCGAGCCCTTCGCCACCAATGGCTCAGGCAGAGTCAGCGAGGCTCCCGTCACTGAGATATATGGTTTCTCCAGCCCCCGGCCCCAGAGGCTTCCTGCGGCCAGAGCTCTGATGAAGGAGATAATGGAGAGCTACAAGACACTTCCCTTCGCCAGACGGTGGCTGAAAGGGGAGAGGGCGGAATATGCATTGATGCAGCTTCTGCGCAGCGGCGCAGTACATGGATACCCCGTCCTGTGGGAGGTCGAAGGGGCACTGGTATCCCAGGCGGAGCACACAGTTATAATTCAGGAGGATGGGTCTGAGGTCACAACCAGACCACTCTAA
- a CDS encoding DUF5615 family PIN-like protein, which yields MRFLVDECVGPSVVRWLRENNHDASSAYEDCRGGKTNASLKKPAQKGYSSNHG from the coding sequence ATGCGATTTCTGGTTGATGAGTGTGTGGGCCCTTCCGTCGTCCGCTGGCTGCGCGAAAATAATCATGATGCCTCTTCTGCTTACGAGGATTGCCGGGGTGGGAAGACGAACGCATCCTTGAAAAAGCCTGCACAGAAGGGGTATAGTAGTAACCATGGATAA
- a CDS encoding NADP-dependent malic enzyme, producing the protein MSLREEALAFHEAFRGKIAVHSKVPCATSQDLSLAYTPGVAEPCREIEKNPDDVYRYTAKGNLVAVVTDGSAVLGLGDIGASASIPVMEGKAILFKNFAGIDAFPIAISSKDPEDIVKTVAMIEPIFGGINLEDISAPRCFEVEKRLKDALNIPVFHDDQHGTAVVALAALINALHLVGKDFQNLRVAVSGAGAAGVAVTSFLLSFGAEDVILCDSRGAIHKGRQDLNPFKEKIARITNPRNLTGTLKDAIRGADVFLGLSVAGILTQEMVRSMAEDPVVFALANPVPEIMPEQAEEAGARVVATGRSDYPNQVNNALGFPGIFRGALDVRASEINEPMKMAASRAIAGLVEDRTPQCIIPSPFDMRVVPAVAEAVARAAIESGVARMPLDPAEVRRGAEARIRRREDEEPSFPLIP; encoded by the coding sequence ATGTCCCTTCGAGAAGAAGCATTGGCCTTTCATGAGGCCTTCAGGGGAAAGATTGCCGTTCACAGCAAGGTGCCCTGTGCCACCAGCCAGGATCTCAGCCTGGCCTATACCCCGGGCGTCGCCGAACCCTGTCGCGAGATCGAGAAGAATCCAGATGATGTCTACCGCTATACTGCCAAGGGAAATCTGGTGGCAGTGGTGACGGATGGTAGTGCAGTCCTCGGCCTGGGAGACATAGGAGCATCAGCCTCCATTCCAGTGATGGAGGGCAAGGCAATACTCTTCAAGAACTTCGCCGGGATAGATGCCTTTCCCATAGCGATCTCTTCCAAGGATCCTGAGGATATAGTGAAGACCGTGGCCATGATCGAGCCGATCTTCGGGGGGATAAACCTGGAGGATATCAGCGCCCCCCGTTGTTTTGAGGTGGAGAAGAGGCTGAAGGATGCCCTGAATATCCCGGTATTTCATGATGACCAGCATGGGACGGCTGTAGTCGCCCTGGCCGCCCTGATCAATGCTCTCCACCTGGTGGGAAAGGATTTTCAGAATCTGAGGGTGGCTGTGAGCGGGGCAGGGGCGGCTGGGGTTGCCGTCACCAGCTTCCTTTTGAGCTTCGGTGCAGAGGATGTCATCCTCTGTGACAGCCGGGGGGCGATTCATAAGGGCCGGCAAGACCTGAACCCCTTCAAGGAGAAGATCGCCCGTATCACCAATCCCCGCAACCTCACCGGCACCCTGAAAGATGCCATCCGGGGCGCTGATGTCTTCTTAGGCCTCTCTGTAGCCGGCATCCTCACCCAGGAGATGGTAAGGAGCATGGCAGAGGATCCTGTGGTCTTTGCCCTGGCCAACCCCGTTCCTGAGATAATGCCCGAGCAGGCAGAGGAGGCAGGGGCGCGTGTGGTGGCCACCGGCCGCTCCGACTATCCCAATCAGGTGAACAATGCCCTGGGTTTTCCGGGAATATTCCGCGGTGCACTGGACGTGCGGGCCAGCGAGATCAATGAACCCATGAAGATGGCCGCCTCCCGCGCCATAGCCGGACTGGTGGAGGACCGCACCCCCCAGTGCATCATCCCCTCCCCCTTCGATATGAGGGTCGTTCCTGCTGTGGCTGAGGCGGTGGCCCGGGCGGCCATAGAGAGCGGCGTGGCCCGAATGCCCCTCGATCCCGCGGAGGTGAGAAGGGGGGCGGAGGCGAGGATCAGGCGGAGGGAGGATGAAGAGCCATCCTTTCCCCTCATCCCTTGA
- the cfbE gene encoding coenzyme F430 synthase — MHCITGGKASKRVSKVAVLDTIHGAETIARRMVECGIQAEPLEVYHHSASLEDFEMVVAPVHLSPANPHLLQARGLGKRVITHHQAVGELLALIPEDLLRIEVTGTHSKTTTALLLAMILSGQKRVLSHTTRGLEIWSEGRARLLREGLSITPANVILAAQEALAQGAEALICEISLGGTGIGELGILTSFANDYRIAGGSRWASSAKLQMLSLARRGSRLVANADCRISPDISFAQGGLVQALPGGLLYGEDRLELNLSADLDLPSYQTAISAAAAAADLLGVERVEAARALEGFGGFSGRMKIERLGGQTVFDSSNSGLKVADVRRALDKLQGPDLTVVVGEDAQTVCEGLDIPLLADLLRERRSEIGELILVGERLRPLAEELGAGTAENRETGLQKAQSTRPRRLLSAVKCFR, encoded by the coding sequence ATGCATTGCATCACTGGCGGCAAGGCGAGCAAAAGAGTCTCTAAAGTAGCCGTCCTGGACACCATCCATGGTGCAGAGACGATCGCCCGGAGGATGGTCGAGTGCGGCATCCAGGCTGAGCCTTTAGAGGTGTACCATCATTCTGCCAGCCTGGAGGACTTCGAGATGGTGGTGGCCCCGGTACACCTCTCCCCGGCCAACCCCCATCTGCTTCAGGCAAGGGGCCTGGGAAAGAGGGTCATCACTCATCATCAGGCGGTGGGCGAGCTATTGGCCTTGATCCCTGAGGATCTATTGAGAATCGAGGTCACAGGAACGCATAGCAAGACCACCACTGCTCTTTTACTGGCCATGATCCTCTCCGGCCAAAAGAGGGTCTTATCCCATACCACCCGCGGCCTGGAGATATGGTCAGAGGGCAGAGCCCGGCTGCTGAGGGAGGGGCTGAGCATCACCCCGGCCAATGTGATTCTGGCGGCCCAGGAGGCACTGGCCCAGGGAGCAGAGGCTCTGATCTGCGAGATCTCTTTGGGAGGGACGGGCATAGGGGAGCTGGGAATTCTGACCAGCTTTGCCAATGACTACCGCATCGCCGGCGGCAGCAGATGGGCGAGCAGCGCCAAGCTGCAGATGCTCTCCCTGGCCCGCAGAGGCTCGAGGCTGGTGGCCAATGCCGATTGCAGGATCTCGCCTGATATCTCCTTTGCCCAGGGAGGCCTGGTCCAGGCCCTGCCCGGCGGGCTGCTCTATGGAGAAGATAGGCTTGAGCTGAATCTGAGCGCAGATCTGGATCTCCCCAGCTACCAGACGGCAATATCCGCAGCGGCTGCGGCTGCCGATCTCCTGGGCGTGGAGAGGGTGGAGGCTGCCCGGGCGCTGGAGGGGTTTGGCGGCTTCTCCGGCCGGATGAAGATCGAGCGACTGGGCGGACAGACGGTATTCGACAGCTCCAACTCCGGGCTGAAGGTGGCCGATGTGAGGCGAGCCCTGGATAAGCTTCAGGGCCCCGATCTGACAGTGGTGGTGGGAGAGGATGCCCAGACGGTCTGCGAGGGGCTGGATATCCCCCTCCTGGCGGATCTTCTCAGGGAGAGGCGCTCGGAGATCGGCGAGCTGATCCTGGTGGGAGAGAGGCTCAGGCCCCTGGCCGAGGAGCTGGGGGCGGGGACAGCGGAAAACCGGGAGACGGGGCTGCAGAAGGCCCAATCCACCCGCCCCAGGAGGCTGCTTAGTGCAGTCAAATGTTTCAGGTGA
- the cfbA gene encoding sirohydrochlorin nickelochelatase has product MKDVGILVMGHGSSLPFNKELVETLAQMIGNNNDFGSIRTAYLNMDQPDIPAGLKSFQGTGVKKIIALPIFLAHGVHTRQDIPHELGVDPEKRRGVLNIWGDEVEIICAEPLGVDECIASLAARRAKESLK; this is encoded by the coding sequence ATGAAGGACGTAGGCATACTCGTAATGGGGCATGGATCCAGCCTGCCTTTCAACAAGGAGCTGGTGGAGACCCTCGCCCAGATGATCGGCAATAACAACGACTTTGGCTCGATCAGAACCGCTTATCTCAACATGGACCAGCCGGACATCCCTGCCGGCCTGAAGAGCTTTCAGGGAACGGGGGTGAAGAAGATCATCGCCCTGCCCATCTTCTTAGCACATGGTGTCCACACCCGCCAGGATATACCGCATGAACTGGGGGTGGACCCGGAGAAGCGCAGAGGCGTCTTGAACATCTGGGGAGATGAGGTGGAGATAATCTGCGCCGAACCCCTGGGCGTGGACGAATGCATTGCATCACTGGCGGCAAGGCGAGCAAAAGAGTCTCTAAAGTAG
- a CDS encoding isocitrate/isopropylmalate dehydrogenase family protein: MSGQRSKRVAVVAGDGIGPEVVESALEVLTAAGVHLDLVRLEVGLGRWKRTGEALGDEDLDTIKQCDCILLGAITTPPDPGYRSVLLRLRRALDLYANIRPFQSSDLDLIIVRENTEGLYSGREEVGEEESRTTRVITRRGSERIAEAACDLAAKRRLLTIIHKSNVLKSDWLFLQTCREVAERQGVPYEDMLVDAAAYNLVVNPKRFDVMVTTNLFGDILSDEAAGVIGSLGLCASANIGESHALFEPIHGSAPDIAGKGIANPIGAIRSAAMMMSWLGESRAAGRIEAAVRRALATGVRTPDLGGSGRTEDVTGAVVGCLMAEQSEEPPM, encoded by the coding sequence GTGTCTGGTCAGAGATCTAAGAGGGTAGCAGTGGTCGCCGGGGACGGCATCGGACCGGAAGTGGTGGAAAGCGCCCTGGAGGTGCTCACTGCCGCGGGAGTACATCTCGATCTGGTCCGGCTGGAGGTGGGCCTGGGCCGCTGGAAGAGAACGGGGGAGGCCCTGGGGGATGAGGATCTGGATACAATCAAGCAGTGTGACTGCATTCTTCTCGGGGCGATCACCACCCCCCCCGACCCCGGCTACCGGAGCGTCCTATTGCGGCTGCGCCGGGCCCTGGACCTTTATGCCAACATCCGGCCCTTCCAGTCTTCGGATCTTGATCTCATCATCGTTCGCGAGAACACCGAGGGGCTCTACTCCGGACGGGAGGAGGTGGGGGAGGAGGAGTCGCGCACCACCAGGGTGATAACCCGCCGCGGCTCGGAGAGGATCGCCGAGGCGGCCTGCGATCTGGCGGCGAAACGGCGCCTTCTGACCATCATCCACAAGTCCAATGTGCTGAAGAGCGACTGGCTCTTCTTGCAGACCTGCAGGGAGGTGGCGGAGCGGCAGGGCGTCCCTTATGAGGATATGCTGGTGGATGCTGCTGCCTACAACCTGGTGGTAAATCCCAAAAGGTTCGATGTAATGGTCACCACCAATCTCTTCGGTGACATCCTCAGCGACGAGGCGGCGGGGGTTATCGGCAGCCTGGGGCTTTGTGCCAGTGCCAACATCGGCGAGTCCCATGCTCTATTCGAGCCCATTCACGGCAGCGCTCCGGATATCGCCGGAAAGGGCATCGCCAACCCCATCGGCGCCATACGCAGCGCAGCCATGATGATGAGCTGGCTTGGTGAATCCCGCGCCGCGGGCCGGATCGAGGCGGCAGTCCGTCGGGCATTGGCCACGGGGGTGAGGACGCCGGACCTGGGCGGAAGCGGCAGGACTGAGGATGTAACCGGGGCGGTGGTGGGCTGCCTGATGGCAGAACAGTCTGAAGAGCCCCCTATGTAA
- a CDS encoding 3-isopropylmalate dehydratase small subunit: protein MIKGRVWIFGDDVDTDVIIPGRYLRTRDRHLWAEHVMEGIDPQFASRVGKGDIIVAGENFGSGSSREQAPVALKEAGVAAVVARSFARIFYRNAINVGLPLIEAAPLCREGDLVEVDLQAGTVRVGERVYQGGRLPRFLMEILEDGGLVAHRRRQRGLD, encoded by the coding sequence ATGATCAAGGGCAGAGTATGGATCTTTGGCGATGACGTGGACACGGATGTGATCATCCCGGGAAGGTATCTGCGAACGCGGGACCGCCATCTCTGGGCGGAGCATGTCATGGAGGGAATAGACCCCCAGTTTGCATCGCGCGTCGGCAAGGGGGATATAATCGTTGCTGGCGAGAACTTCGGCAGCGGCTCGTCCCGCGAGCAGGCCCCCGTGGCACTAAAGGAGGCGGGGGTGGCTGCTGTGGTGGCCCGCTCCTTCGCCCGCATATTCTACCGCAATGCAATCAATGTCGGCCTTCCTCTCATTGAGGCGGCTCCCCTGTGCCGGGAGGGGGATCTGGTGGAGGTGGACCTTCAGGCAGGCACAGTGCGGGTGGGGGAGAGGGTCTACCAGGGAGGTCGCCTTCCCCGCTTTCTGATGGAGATCCTGGAGGACGGGGGGCTGGTGGCCCACAGGAGACGGCAGAGGGGCCTGGACTGA
- a CDS encoding Xaa-Pro peptidase family protein — protein sequence MSPDPLRSPGSPDIDGFLFVGDSICNSDMFYLSRFLAGDRFAILLQERTAILVSSMEKGRAKKESCADEVVSTQDYHITERLKSSGKLELAYAEVLKDFLRDHDIMRLGVAYSFPAGIFQHLSPHFDLQILESPARRARAKKSPREIEMITSAQRACERAMRRAADLIASSEPQADILIRQGQPLTAEQVRSIIDISLLEDGCEAADSIVAGGVQAVDPHARGTGPLPANSPIVIDIFPRSKSHRYHADMTRTLLRGEAPREVRELYDAVLAAQEAGIRAIRAGVSGEEVHLAVSAVFLDMGYPERDGCGFTHSTGHGVGLDVHEPPSLGEGGEILEASQVVTVEPGLYYPDIGGVRLEDLVVVRGAGCDNLTRFEKDLVL from the coding sequence ATGTCACCGGATCCCTTGAGGTCTCCAGGATCGCCGGACATTGACGGCTTTCTCTTTGTGGGAGATAGCATATGCAACTCGGATATGTTTTACCTCTCCCGCTTTCTTGCCGGGGATAGATTCGCCATCCTCCTGCAGGAGAGGACAGCTATCCTCGTCTCCTCCATGGAGAAGGGCAGAGCGAAGAAGGAGTCCTGTGCAGATGAGGTTGTCAGCACCCAGGACTACCATATCACTGAGAGGCTGAAAAGCTCAGGGAAGTTGGAGCTGGCTTATGCTGAGGTATTGAAGGATTTTTTGAGGGATCACGATATAATGCGCCTGGGAGTGGCATACAGCTTCCCAGCAGGGATATTTCAGCATCTGTCCCCGCATTTCGACCTTCAGATCCTGGAGAGTCCAGCCAGGAGGGCAAGAGCAAAGAAGAGCCCCCGGGAGATCGAGATGATCACCTCCGCCCAGAGGGCCTGCGAGAGGGCGATGCGCCGGGCAGCAGATCTGATCGCCAGCTCCGAGCCCCAAGCAGATATCCTCATCCGCCAGGGCCAGCCCCTCACTGCAGAGCAGGTGCGATCGATCATTGATATCTCCCTTCTGGAGGATGGCTGCGAGGCGGCAGACAGCATCGTCGCCGGCGGGGTGCAGGCTGTCGATCCTCATGCGCGAGGGACGGGACCGCTGCCTGCCAACTCTCCCATAGTCATCGATATCTTCCCCCGCTCCAAGTCTCACCGCTACCATGCCGATATGACTCGCACCCTCCTCCGGGGGGAGGCCCCCCGGGAGGTGAGAGAGCTCTATGATGCCGTCCTCGCTGCCCAGGAGGCGGGCATAAGGGCCATTCGGGCTGGCGTCTCGGGAGAGGAGGTCCATCTTGCCGTCTCTGCCGTCTTCCTGGATATGGGCTATCCAGAGAGGGATGGCTGCGGTTTCACCCACTCCACCGGGCATGGCGTGGGCCTGGATGTGCACGAACCCCCCTCCCTGGGAGAGGGCGGGGAGATCTTGGAGGCCTCCCAGGTGGTGACAGTGGAGCCGGGCCTGTACTATCCGGATATCGGCGGGGTGCGGCTGGAGGACCTGGTGGTGGTGAGGGGCGCGGGCTGTGACAATCTCACCCGCTTCGAGAAGGATCTGGTCCTTTGA
- a CDS encoding 50S ribosomal protein L40e, translating to MARFPEAENRILNLKICMRCNARNPVKATRCRKCGYEGLRMKSKENKTA from the coding sequence ATGGCTAGATTTCCAGAAGCAGAAAACAGGATCCTTAACCTGAAGATATGCATGCGCTGTAATGCGCGAAACCCGGTAAAAGCGACCCGCTGCCGCAAATGTGGCTATGAGGGCCTGAGGATGAAGTCCAAGGAGAACAAGACCGCATAG
- a CDS encoding geranylgeranylglyceryl/heptaprenylglyceryl phosphate synthase, with the protein MGRVELHLRDAIKERGAGHLTLIDPDSQSPQEAGGMALAASQGGTDAIMVGGSMGATGSLLHDTVAEIKRVTDLPVILFPASAAGLCENADAVFFMSLLNSRSPSYLIENQVLGAPLVLRYRLEALPMAYIIIEPGGTVGYVGDARLIPREKPELALAYALAGKYLGMRLVYLEAGSGADSPVPASIVAQVKRLLGDALVIVGGGIRSGRAAAELVAAGADLIVTGTAVEKSQDVASFIFELTSSIRR; encoded by the coding sequence ATGGGCAGGGTCGAGCTGCACCTGAGGGATGCCATAAAAGAGCGTGGGGCAGGCCATCTAACCCTTATCGATCCCGATTCCCAGAGCCCCCAGGAGGCAGGAGGAATGGCCCTGGCCGCCAGCCAGGGGGGGACGGATGCCATCATGGTGGGCGGCTCCATGGGGGCGACGGGCTCCCTCCTGCATGATACTGTGGCCGAGATCAAGAGGGTGACAGATCTCCCGGTCATTCTCTTCCCGGCAAGCGCAGCCGGGCTGTGCGAGAATGCCGATGCCGTCTTCTTCATGAGCCTGCTCAACAGCCGTTCGCCCAGCTATTTAATTGAGAACCAGGTCCTGGGAGCGCCCCTGGTTCTGCGCTACCGCCTGGAGGCCCTGCCTATGGCCTACATCATCATCGAGCCCGGAGGGACAGTGGGCTATGTGGGCGATGCCCGCCTGATACCCAGAGAGAAGCCGGAGCTGGCCCTCGCCTACGCCCTGGCAGGAAAATACCTGGGCATGAGGCTGGTCTACCTGGAGGCTGGCTCCGGGGCCGACTCACCTGTGCCCGCGAGCATAGTAGCCCAGGTCAAGAGGCTTTTAGGCGATGCTCTGGTCATAGTGGGCGGGGGGATTCGCAGCGGCAGAGCAGCCGCAGAGCTGGTGGCCGCGGGAGCGGATCTGATCGTGACGGGCACAGCAGTGGAGAAGAGCCAGGATGTGGCCTCTTTTATCTTTGAGCTGACCTCATCCATTCGCAGGTAG
- a CDS encoding protein translocase SEC61 complex subunit gamma: MPSTNINEYIRVLKLARKPTREEFNMIAKVSMAGIGIIGSIGFVIYALLTELPKMF; encoded by the coding sequence ATGCCCTCCACCAACATAAATGAATACATCCGCGTCCTCAAGCTGGCTCGTAAGCCCACCCGGGAGGAGTTCAATATGATCGCCAAGGTATCCATGGCCGGCATTGGCATCATCGGCTCCATTGGCTTTGTCATATATGCATTGCTCACTGAACTGCCAAAAATGTTTTAG